In a single window of the Acipenser ruthenus chromosome 8, fAciRut3.2 maternal haplotype, whole genome shotgun sequence genome:
- the LOC117405892 gene encoding zinc finger X-chromosomal protein-like isoform X1 has protein sequence MDGDVTALELHPQETKVIFDASESDANTTTLINGDDIVVEVQETVYVSEVVCSDVTVHSLAPEDLDTVVIQDAIEDVVAEYVHAGPQAEESETVLVPEGVLDTDVTTEVSLDPCSVPEDALSPQVIASAQEDPLETQSMHLTEVGCVERVAHADGSQADIPVDELQVDVVPEEVLVTNCSSEAVIDANGIPVEDQASCGDFLMISLDETGKIVHDENGEMSMDPGMSENDDPSKEDSAEVIKVYIFKADSGEDDLGGTVDIEESENDNGVVELLHQAGIGCASREKMVYMTVNDSQQEDLNVADIADEVYMEVVVGGEEAVTHEREYDSSALSKDYMPVAWAAAYGHDESEAVENRHGAASALLHIDDSVNTEKLGKQKSKKRKRVDTRQFQTVMTSNHQQIYNGRSRAAIIIGPYGQPLTVYPCVICGKKFKSRGFLKRHMKNHPEILNKKRYQCTDCDFTTNKKVSLHNHMESHKLTSKVEKAVECDECEQEFPHAGALYTHKMVHREKATTKMHACKFCDYETAEQGLLNRHLLAVHSKNFPHICVECGKGFRHPSELKKHMRTHTGEKPYQCLYCEYKSADSSNLKTHVKTKHSKEMPYKCERCFQTFAEAEELLHHTLTHEEGKTHQCSHCDHKSSNSSDLKRHVISVHTKDYPHKCDVCFKGFHRPSELKKHMTSHRNKKVHQCRHCDFKISDPFILSRHILSVHTKDQPFACKRCKRSFGQRNDLKKHVKVHRGRRMYQCQYCDYSTADASGFKRHVISIHTKEYPHRCDYCTKGFRRPSEKNQHIMRHHKDMVSAE, from the exons ATGGATGGAGATGTAACTGCACTTGAACTGCATCCACAAGAGACCAAGGTGATTTTTGATGCATCAG AAAGCGATGCCAACACCACTACTCTCATCAACGGAGATGATATCGTGGTTGAAGTGCAAGAAACTGTCTATGTTTCGGAGGTGGTGTGCTCTGATGTGACAGTCCACAGCTTAGCCCCTGAAGACCTGGACACAGTGGTGATCCAGGATGCCATCGAGGATGTTGTTGCAGAGTATGTGCATGCCGGCCCGCAGGCAGAGGAGTCTGAAACGGTTCTCGTTCCTGAAGGGGTGTTGGACACAGACGTCACCACGGAGGTCTCTTTGGATCCCTGTTCGGTACCAGAAGATGCTCTGTCTCCCCAGGTCATTGCCTCCGCACAGGAGGATCCTCTGGAGACCCAGTCCATGCACTTGACTGAGGTGGGGTGTGTGGAACGTGTTGCGCACGCCGACGGCTCTCAAGCAGACATCCCTGTGGATGAGCTGCAAGTTGACGTTGTTCCTGAAGAGGTTCTGGTGACAAACTGTTCCTCCGAGGCTGTGATCGACGCCAATGGGATTCCAGTGGAGGACCAGGCTAGCTGCGGGGATTTCCTGATGATTTCTT tggATGAGACAGGTAAAATTGTACACGATGAAAATGGAGAGATGTCCATGGATCCAGGCATGTCGGAAAACGACGACCCCTCGAAAGAAGACAGCGCTGAAGTCATTAAGGTCTACATCTTTAAAGCTGACTCTGGAGAAGATGACCTTG GCGGTACAGTTGATATAGAAGAGAGTGAAAATGATAATGGAGTGGTGGAGCTACTGCATCAGGCAGGCATTGGCTGTGCATCCAGAGAGAAGATGGTTTATATGACAGTTAATGACTCCCAGCAAGAAGACCTCA ATGTTGCTGACATTGCTGATGAGGTGTACATGGAGGTGGTTGTCGGAGGGGAGGAGGCGGTGACGCATGAACGGGAATATGACAGTTCAGCTCTCAGCAAAGATTACATGCCTGTAGCATGGGCGGCTGCATACG GTCATGATGAAAGTGAGGCTGTTGAGAACAGGCACGGTGCTGCTAGTGCGCTCCTTCACATCGATGATTCTGTGAACACAGAGAAGCTGGGGAAGCAGAAGAGCAAGAAGAGGAAGAGAGTTGACACCAGGCAGTTCCAGACAG TTATGACGTCAAACCATCAACAAATCTACAATGGCAGAAGTAGAGCAG CTATTATTATTGGCCCTTACGGACAGCCGTTGACAGTCTACCCTTGTGTTATTTGTGGAAAGAAATTTAAATCCAGAGGATTTCTTAAGAGGCACATGAAGAACCATCCTGAAATCCTAAACAAGAAAAGATACCAGTGCACAGACTGTGACTTCACGACCAACAAGAAGGTCAGTCTGCATAATCACATGGAGAGTCACAAGCTCACGAGCAAAGTGGAGAAAGCCGTCGAGTGCGACGAGTGTGAGCAGGAGTTTCCACACGCAGGTGCATTGTACACCCACAAGATGGTCCACAGGGAGAAGGCAACCACTAAGATGCATGCGTGCAAATTCTGCGACTACGAAACAGCAGAGCAGGGCTTGCTGAACCGGCACCTCCTGGCCGTGCACAGCAAGAACTTTCCTCACATCTGTGTGGAGTGCGGAAAGGGCTTCCGCCACCCTTCAGAGCTCAAGAAACACATGAGAacacacactggagagaaaccgtaccagTGCCTTTACTGCGAATACAAATCTGCTGACTCCTCCAATCTTAAAACACACGTCAAGACTAAGCACAGCAAAGAGATGCCATACAAATGCGAACGCTGCTTCCAGACCTTCGCGGAGGCAGAGGAACTCCTGCATCACACCCTCACTCACGAAGAAGGCAAAACCCACCAGTGTTCGCACTGTGACCACAAGAGCTCCAACTCCAGCGATTTGAAAAGGCACGTCATCTCGGTTCATACCAAGGACTACCCCCACAAGTGCGACGTGTGCTTCAAAGGGTTTCACCGGCCGTCCGAGCTCAAGAAGCACATGACATCACACCGGAACAAGAAGGTGCACCAGTGCCGGCACTGCGACTTTAAGATCTCCGATCCGTTCATCCTCAGCCGCCACATCCTGTCGGTGCACACCAAAGACCAGCCGTTCGCGTGCAAGCGCTGTAAAAGGAGTTTCGGGCAGCGGAACGACCTGAAGAAGCACGTCAAGGTCCACAGAGGCA
- the LOC117405892 gene encoding zinc finger X-chromosomal protein-like isoform X3, translating to MDGDVTALELHPQETKVIFDASESDANTTTLINGDDIVVEVQETVYVSEVVCSDVTVHSLAPEDLDTVVIQDAIEDVVAEYVHAGPQAEESETVLVPEGVLDTDVTTEVSLDPCSVPEDALSPQVIASAQEDPLETQSMHLTEVGCVERVAHADGSQADIPVDELQVDVVPEEVLVTNCSSEAVIDANGIPVEDQASCGDFLMISLDETGKIVHDENGEMSMDPGMSENDDPSKEDSAEVIKVYIFKADSGEDDLDVADIADEVYMEVVVGGEEAVTHEREYDSSALSKDYMPVAWAAAYGHDESEAVENRHGAASALLHIDDSVNTEKLGKQKSKKRKRVDTRQFQTVMTSNHQQIYNGRSRAAIIIGPYGQPLTVYPCVICGKKFKSRGFLKRHMKNHPEILNKKRYQCTDCDFTTNKKVSLHNHMESHKLTSKVEKAVECDECEQEFPHAGALYTHKMVHREKATTKMHACKFCDYETAEQGLLNRHLLAVHSKNFPHICVECGKGFRHPSELKKHMRTHTGEKPYQCLYCEYKSADSSNLKTHVKTKHSKEMPYKCERCFQTFAEAEELLHHTLTHEEGKTHQCSHCDHKSSNSSDLKRHVISVHTKDYPHKCDVCFKGFHRPSELKKHMTSHRNKKVHQCRHCDFKISDPFILSRHILSVHTKDQPFACKRCKRSFGQRNDLKKHVKVHRGRRMYQCQYCDYSTADASGFKRHVISIHTKEYPHRCDYCTKGFRRPSEKNQHIMRHHKDMVSAE from the exons ATGGATGGAGATGTAACTGCACTTGAACTGCATCCACAAGAGACCAAGGTGATTTTTGATGCATCAG AAAGCGATGCCAACACCACTACTCTCATCAACGGAGATGATATCGTGGTTGAAGTGCAAGAAACTGTCTATGTTTCGGAGGTGGTGTGCTCTGATGTGACAGTCCACAGCTTAGCCCCTGAAGACCTGGACACAGTGGTGATCCAGGATGCCATCGAGGATGTTGTTGCAGAGTATGTGCATGCCGGCCCGCAGGCAGAGGAGTCTGAAACGGTTCTCGTTCCTGAAGGGGTGTTGGACACAGACGTCACCACGGAGGTCTCTTTGGATCCCTGTTCGGTACCAGAAGATGCTCTGTCTCCCCAGGTCATTGCCTCCGCACAGGAGGATCCTCTGGAGACCCAGTCCATGCACTTGACTGAGGTGGGGTGTGTGGAACGTGTTGCGCACGCCGACGGCTCTCAAGCAGACATCCCTGTGGATGAGCTGCAAGTTGACGTTGTTCCTGAAGAGGTTCTGGTGACAAACTGTTCCTCCGAGGCTGTGATCGACGCCAATGGGATTCCAGTGGAGGACCAGGCTAGCTGCGGGGATTTCCTGATGATTTCTT tggATGAGACAGGTAAAATTGTACACGATGAAAATGGAGAGATGTCCATGGATCCAGGCATGTCGGAAAACGACGACCCCTCGAAAGAAGACAGCGCTGAAGTCATTAAGGTCTACATCTTTAAAGCTGACTCTGGAGAAGATGACCTTG ATGTTGCTGACATTGCTGATGAGGTGTACATGGAGGTGGTTGTCGGAGGGGAGGAGGCGGTGACGCATGAACGGGAATATGACAGTTCAGCTCTCAGCAAAGATTACATGCCTGTAGCATGGGCGGCTGCATACG GTCATGATGAAAGTGAGGCTGTTGAGAACAGGCACGGTGCTGCTAGTGCGCTCCTTCACATCGATGATTCTGTGAACACAGAGAAGCTGGGGAAGCAGAAGAGCAAGAAGAGGAAGAGAGTTGACACCAGGCAGTTCCAGACAG TTATGACGTCAAACCATCAACAAATCTACAATGGCAGAAGTAGAGCAG CTATTATTATTGGCCCTTACGGACAGCCGTTGACAGTCTACCCTTGTGTTATTTGTGGAAAGAAATTTAAATCCAGAGGATTTCTTAAGAGGCACATGAAGAACCATCCTGAAATCCTAAACAAGAAAAGATACCAGTGCACAGACTGTGACTTCACGACCAACAAGAAGGTCAGTCTGCATAATCACATGGAGAGTCACAAGCTCACGAGCAAAGTGGAGAAAGCCGTCGAGTGCGACGAGTGTGAGCAGGAGTTTCCACACGCAGGTGCATTGTACACCCACAAGATGGTCCACAGGGAGAAGGCAACCACTAAGATGCATGCGTGCAAATTCTGCGACTACGAAACAGCAGAGCAGGGCTTGCTGAACCGGCACCTCCTGGCCGTGCACAGCAAGAACTTTCCTCACATCTGTGTGGAGTGCGGAAAGGGCTTCCGCCACCCTTCAGAGCTCAAGAAACACATGAGAacacacactggagagaaaccgtaccagTGCCTTTACTGCGAATACAAATCTGCTGACTCCTCCAATCTTAAAACACACGTCAAGACTAAGCACAGCAAAGAGATGCCATACAAATGCGAACGCTGCTTCCAGACCTTCGCGGAGGCAGAGGAACTCCTGCATCACACCCTCACTCACGAAGAAGGCAAAACCCACCAGTGTTCGCACTGTGACCACAAGAGCTCCAACTCCAGCGATTTGAAAAGGCACGTCATCTCGGTTCATACCAAGGACTACCCCCACAAGTGCGACGTGTGCTTCAAAGGGTTTCACCGGCCGTCCGAGCTCAAGAAGCACATGACATCACACCGGAACAAGAAGGTGCACCAGTGCCGGCACTGCGACTTTAAGATCTCCGATCCGTTCATCCTCAGCCGCCACATCCTGTCGGTGCACACCAAAGACCAGCCGTTCGCGTGCAAGCGCTGTAAAAGGAGTTTCGGGCAGCGGAACGACCTGAAGAAGCACGTCAAGGTCCACAGAGGCA
- the LOC117405892 gene encoding zinc finger X-chromosomal protein-like isoform X2, which translates to MDGDVTALELHPQETKVIFDASESDANTTTLINGDDIVVEVQETVYVSEVVCSDVTVHSLAPEDLDTVVIQDAIEDVVAEYVHAGPQAEESETVLVPEGVLDTDVTTEVSLDPCSVPEDALSPQVIASAQEDPLETQSMHLTEVGCVERVAHADGSQADIPVDELQVDVVPEEVLVTNCSSEAVIDANGIPVEDQASCGDFLMISLDETGKIVHDENGEMSMDPGMSENDDPSKEDSAEVIKVYIFKADSGEDDLGGTVDIEESENDNGVVELLHQAGIGCASREKMVYMTVNDSQQEDLNVADIADEVYMEVVVGGEEAVTHEREYDSSALSKDYMPVAWAAAYGHDESEAVENRHGAASALLHIDDSVNTEKLGKQKSKKRKRVDTRQFQTAIIIGPYGQPLTVYPCVICGKKFKSRGFLKRHMKNHPEILNKKRYQCTDCDFTTNKKVSLHNHMESHKLTSKVEKAVECDECEQEFPHAGALYTHKMVHREKATTKMHACKFCDYETAEQGLLNRHLLAVHSKNFPHICVECGKGFRHPSELKKHMRTHTGEKPYQCLYCEYKSADSSNLKTHVKTKHSKEMPYKCERCFQTFAEAEELLHHTLTHEEGKTHQCSHCDHKSSNSSDLKRHVISVHTKDYPHKCDVCFKGFHRPSELKKHMTSHRNKKVHQCRHCDFKISDPFILSRHILSVHTKDQPFACKRCKRSFGQRNDLKKHVKVHRGRRMYQCQYCDYSTADASGFKRHVISIHTKEYPHRCDYCTKGFRRPSEKNQHIMRHHKDMVSAE; encoded by the exons ATGGATGGAGATGTAACTGCACTTGAACTGCATCCACAAGAGACCAAGGTGATTTTTGATGCATCAG AAAGCGATGCCAACACCACTACTCTCATCAACGGAGATGATATCGTGGTTGAAGTGCAAGAAACTGTCTATGTTTCGGAGGTGGTGTGCTCTGATGTGACAGTCCACAGCTTAGCCCCTGAAGACCTGGACACAGTGGTGATCCAGGATGCCATCGAGGATGTTGTTGCAGAGTATGTGCATGCCGGCCCGCAGGCAGAGGAGTCTGAAACGGTTCTCGTTCCTGAAGGGGTGTTGGACACAGACGTCACCACGGAGGTCTCTTTGGATCCCTGTTCGGTACCAGAAGATGCTCTGTCTCCCCAGGTCATTGCCTCCGCACAGGAGGATCCTCTGGAGACCCAGTCCATGCACTTGACTGAGGTGGGGTGTGTGGAACGTGTTGCGCACGCCGACGGCTCTCAAGCAGACATCCCTGTGGATGAGCTGCAAGTTGACGTTGTTCCTGAAGAGGTTCTGGTGACAAACTGTTCCTCCGAGGCTGTGATCGACGCCAATGGGATTCCAGTGGAGGACCAGGCTAGCTGCGGGGATTTCCTGATGATTTCTT tggATGAGACAGGTAAAATTGTACACGATGAAAATGGAGAGATGTCCATGGATCCAGGCATGTCGGAAAACGACGACCCCTCGAAAGAAGACAGCGCTGAAGTCATTAAGGTCTACATCTTTAAAGCTGACTCTGGAGAAGATGACCTTG GCGGTACAGTTGATATAGAAGAGAGTGAAAATGATAATGGAGTGGTGGAGCTACTGCATCAGGCAGGCATTGGCTGTGCATCCAGAGAGAAGATGGTTTATATGACAGTTAATGACTCCCAGCAAGAAGACCTCA ATGTTGCTGACATTGCTGATGAGGTGTACATGGAGGTGGTTGTCGGAGGGGAGGAGGCGGTGACGCATGAACGGGAATATGACAGTTCAGCTCTCAGCAAAGATTACATGCCTGTAGCATGGGCGGCTGCATACG GTCATGATGAAAGTGAGGCTGTTGAGAACAGGCACGGTGCTGCTAGTGCGCTCCTTCACATCGATGATTCTGTGAACACAGAGAAGCTGGGGAAGCAGAAGAGCAAGAAGAGGAAGAGAGTTGACACCAGGCAGTTCCAGACAG CTATTATTATTGGCCCTTACGGACAGCCGTTGACAGTCTACCCTTGTGTTATTTGTGGAAAGAAATTTAAATCCAGAGGATTTCTTAAGAGGCACATGAAGAACCATCCTGAAATCCTAAACAAGAAAAGATACCAGTGCACAGACTGTGACTTCACGACCAACAAGAAGGTCAGTCTGCATAATCACATGGAGAGTCACAAGCTCACGAGCAAAGTGGAGAAAGCCGTCGAGTGCGACGAGTGTGAGCAGGAGTTTCCACACGCAGGTGCATTGTACACCCACAAGATGGTCCACAGGGAGAAGGCAACCACTAAGATGCATGCGTGCAAATTCTGCGACTACGAAACAGCAGAGCAGGGCTTGCTGAACCGGCACCTCCTGGCCGTGCACAGCAAGAACTTTCCTCACATCTGTGTGGAGTGCGGAAAGGGCTTCCGCCACCCTTCAGAGCTCAAGAAACACATGAGAacacacactggagagaaaccgtaccagTGCCTTTACTGCGAATACAAATCTGCTGACTCCTCCAATCTTAAAACACACGTCAAGACTAAGCACAGCAAAGAGATGCCATACAAATGCGAACGCTGCTTCCAGACCTTCGCGGAGGCAGAGGAACTCCTGCATCACACCCTCACTCACGAAGAAGGCAAAACCCACCAGTGTTCGCACTGTGACCACAAGAGCTCCAACTCCAGCGATTTGAAAAGGCACGTCATCTCGGTTCATACCAAGGACTACCCCCACAAGTGCGACGTGTGCTTCAAAGGGTTTCACCGGCCGTCCGAGCTCAAGAAGCACATGACATCACACCGGAACAAGAAGGTGCACCAGTGCCGGCACTGCGACTTTAAGATCTCCGATCCGTTCATCCTCAGCCGCCACATCCTGTCGGTGCACACCAAAGACCAGCCGTTCGCGTGCAAGCGCTGTAAAAGGAGTTTCGGGCAGCGGAACGACCTGAAGAAGCACGTCAAGGTCCACAGAGGCA